The window GCTATGAATCTCTTTGAAGAACGCAATATCAAAGTCACCACGGTCAATATCAAGAGTTTTACCACTGTACATCCTAAATGTAGCCATTAAGTCCATCAATTCCTCTGAACAAGCGTCTATGGTTTGGGATGCGTGCTGAAACTCTTGTTTGGTGAATGGCATGATGTTTACCTCCATTGGGCGTTTTTTTTGGATGGCGCAGAAGATGCCGGCTCTCATTTCCTGCTATCCAGCAAAGGGGGCGGGCAGCCCTTGTATAACTGAATGCAGGCATAAATCGTACCATGTGTAATGATTTCTCGTCTTTGTGCGCAGTTTAGCATTCGGTTTTTCATGCCCGACCGCGGCATGTTATATATTTGCTATATATTTCGGGATGTTAGGGTGGCGGGGTCTTAAGAGACGTTTTGCGCGTCCTCACCGGTTACCGCCGGGCTTCGGGTTACTCCAGGGGGCTCTTTGTTTTTACGTGTCAATCTCTTATCGTGTCAGAAAATGTTGGAAAAGTTCGTATTGCAAGATACGTATTTGTAATAGGTGGAGGAAAACTCGCGCACTTTTTTTTCTGGGGTGTGATGATTTTCACTCATGAGCCCTTTAACTGAAGCACCTTGGCTACGACTTCGTCCGGAGTTCTCCCCAGGATCCGTATCATTGGCTCCTTGCCGACTTCCCCGCGGTCATAGATCACATCAGGGATCTCCGTTTCCCGTGACAGGACGGTCTCAGTACCCCACTCAAGAGTGCTTCCTTCTTGCTCCTTTACATTTTCAGGCTCATGAGCGCGGTCAAAGGAGCATATCTTCCAACCCAAGGCTTGGCACTGTAAAACCCTGGCTTCTGAGAAACGGATATTCATGGCCGAGCGAAAGGCAGGATCGTGACGCATGGCGGTGAGGATGATGGTGGCAACGTGGCTGGATGCCCCAAAGGCGGGGCTGCTCACTGACACGATCTTTTTCCCGAGTCTTATCAGTCTACCGGGAAAGGCAGCCACATGGGCGCGCGTTTCGGCAAAGGGGAGAGCATAGCCCAGATTCGACTGCACTTCAGGGACAAGGTGCCCGACATGGGCCTCCTGGAGACGGGTCAAGCTCTTCTGCAGAGCCTCAAGGACCTGGCCCTTTTCCTGCTCACGGGCAAATCGGGCATAAAGATTCGTGGGACCGTGCCCCTTTCCTAGTGGCACTGCAAAGCGGATAGCCGTGTGGATGAAGTCCTTGGCCCTTTCCACAGCCTCTTTGACCCGAAGTCCCATGGCAATATAAGTGGCAATCGCGGCTGAGTAAGCGCATCCCGTGCCATGGGTGTGAGGTGTGCGAATACGCTTTCTTGAGAATTCCCAAAAGTTGTTGCCGTCGTACAGAATATCTTTGGCAGGTCCTTGCAGGTGCCCCCCTTTGATCAAAACATGCCTGGCTCCCATTGAATGGATGGCCCGCGCAGCCTCGTGAATGTCTTTTTCAATACTGATCGACATTTCTGAAAGGACTTCAGCCTCCGGGATGTTAGGAGTAATCACCAGGGCCATTGGTATGAGGCGCCTCACTAGAGTTTCTCTGGCTTCCTCGACGAGTAAGAGGTCTCCTCCCTTTGCCACCATGACTGGATCGACAACGATCTTTTCGATACCATAAGCCGAAAGCCTTTCTGCGACGACTTCAATGGTCGGAGCATTGAAGAGCATTCCGGTTTTTGCGGCATCTGTGCCAATATCTGAAAGAACTGCATCGAGTTGCTCCTTGATGAATGCTGGCGGCGGTGCGTGGATGGCCGTCACTTCTTGAGTGTTTTGTGCTGTCAGGGCAGTCAGCACGCTCATGCCAAAGCCTCCAAGGAGCGTGATGGTCTTCAGGTCGGCCTGAATGCCGGCCCCTCCGCCCGAATCTGAGCCTGCAATGGTAAGAATACGCTTCATTTACTTATTCACTCATTAGGAAGCAACATTATGTTCATGTAGAGAAAATCGATCTCGAACTTACTTTAAGTTTACTGGCAGGCACGGATAGTGTCAATGAAAATAAAGGATTAGCTTGACTTTTGCATTAAGCTCTCTTATTCTTTTAAGATATGTGTAGCTTGGCCAATATCTGCGACTTGGGATCATGATCAAGTTCATTGAAACCGTAGGCCGCGGCCTTATCCGATTTATCGAAGAGTTTGGGCTTGTGATGTTTCTTTTCTTGGCCGCCCTTGTGTGGGTGTTGCGGCCTCCCTTACGCTTCCGGGCCATCTTCAAGCAAATGGAGTTTGTGGGGGTAGATTCCTTGCTCGTCGTGATTCTGACGGGCACATTTACGGGCGGCGTGCTGGCATTTCAGGCCTATCACGGGTTTCGTTTGTTTAGCGCCGAGAGCCTTGTAGGCTCCACGGTAGCTCTGAGCATGACCCGCGAGCTTGGTCCGGTTTTGACATCTTTGATGGTTACGGGACGAGCCGGTTCTGCCATGGCCGCAGAGCTGGGAACTATGAGGGTCACTGAGCAGATCGATGCCCTTTACACCATGGCATGCAATCCGATCAAATACCTGGTGGTACCTCGTATCATTGCCGGCGTGCTCATGCTTCCGGTACTGACGATTATTGCAGATTTCGTGGGTATCATAGGGGGCTACCTGGTAGGTGTCGGGCTTCTCGAAATCAATTCAGGTATCTACGTGGCAAAGATGATTGAGATTGTAGAACTCGATGACATCTTCAATGGCCTGATCAAGTCTGCCTGCTTTGGCCTGATCTTGTCTTTGGTGGGGTGTTATAAGGGTTTCTATACGAGTGGCGGCGCCGAGGGCGTTGGGAAAGCCACGACGCAGGCCGTTGTGGTTGCCTCGGTCTCCATCTTTATCAGTGATTATTTCCTGACAGCAGCCATGTTCTAGGTGACTTCCTGACTGCTGGCCGGTAGGCCAACAAAGCACGTAAGAACGGAACGCTTTTCCATGATCAAGCTGGTTGACGTTCACAAGTCATTCAATGGGCAGAAGGTCCTGGACGGCCTTGACCTTGAGATTGAAACCGGTAAAATCACGGTTATCATCGGCCAGAGCGGGGGGGGGAAGAGTGTCCTTCTTAAGCACATAATTGGGCTGATACGGCCGGATCGAGGGGAGATCCTAGTTGAAGGTGTGGACATTACCCGTCTGAACGATCGAAGACTCAACGATATCAGAAAGAACTTCGGGATGCTTTTTCAAGATGCCGCCTTGTTTGATTCCATGACGGTAGGAGAAAACGTAGCTTTTCCCCTGAACGAGCATACCCGGTTAAAGCGGCGTCAGATTGACGAGATTGTCCGGCAGAAGCTCCTTCAGGTTGGTCTCAGGGATGTGGCCCACAAGATGCCTTCAGAACTGAGCGGTGGCATGCGAAAGCGCGTAGGCCTGGCCCGCGCCATGGCCCTTGATCCCAAGGTTATCCTCTTTGATGAGCCCACCACAGGCCTTGACCCCATCACGGCAGACGCCATTGACCGTTTGATCGTGGACACCCAGAAACATACAAAGGCCACGTGTGTAGCTATCAGTCATGATATTGAGTCCACCTTCAAGATCGCCGACGCAGTTGCTATGATCTACCAGGGAAAGATTATTGTGACTGGAACGCCTGATGTTGTGAAGGCATCTGAGATTCCAGCCCTGCAGCGATTTATTCAGAGGAAGGCCGAAGGCCCTATTTTGAATCATCATGTCTTGGATATGTAGGATAGGCATAGAAAGGTCATGAAAAGACTGAGTGTTGAAGCAAAGGTGGGGTTTTTTGTGGTCATCGGAATCTTGATCCTGGCCTATATGTCCATGAAGCTGGGCAGGCTGCAATACGGACCAGACGAGAGATACGAAGTGTATGGTTACTTTGATTCTGCTGAAGGCCTTGTCAAGGGAGTGCCTGTGCAGGTCGCTGGTGTGGAAGTTGGGCGGGTCAAAGACATCACCCTGGAGGTCGGCAAGGCAAAAGTCATACTTCAACTAGATCCTGACGTCGAGATAGGCGAAGACGTACAAGCATTCATTCGCACCAAGGGTGTGCTCGGAGACAAATATGTCGAACTAGTCTTGGGGTTGCCAGAAGCGCCCCCTATCAAGCCTGGCGGACGCATCCAGCAAACCGTGTCTCCCACCAATATCGATACGCTGCTGCAGCAACTTGGCTCTATCGGAGAGGATATTAAGGAATTCACTGGCGCCTTCTCGGGAGTTCTGGGAGGAGAGGACGGCAAGGCATCTCTTAAGATTATCATCGATAACCTCCAGGACCTGGCCCAGACTCTCAATGAAACGGTGAAAAGGAACCAGGAGAATATCAACCGGACACTGGACAATTTCTCCTTTTTTTCCAAAGACCTTAGAGAGATAAGTGGTACGAACAAGGAGGCTTTAAGAGAGATTGTGGCTAATTTCAGGGAGGCCTCCAGTCAACTGCGAGAAACCATCATAGCCTTCAACCGGATTACGGAAAAGGTCAACAGTGGTGAAGGTACCATCGGAAAGCTCATCCATGACGAAGAGACGGTCGAGACCATGAATCAGACCCTGGTTGCCCTGAGGGATATTGCTGAGAAGATCGACCGGGGTGAAGGGACCATTGGGAGACTGGTCAAGGATGAAGAGACCGTGGATAACCTTAATACGACGTTGAGCAGCATTAACGAGTATCTTCAAAAAGAACAAAGATTCCAGACCTATATAGACTACAGGGGAGAATATCTATTCGACTCTGAGGACATGAAGTCATACCTTTCACTTCGGATTCAGCCCAAAGAGGACAAGTATTATCTGCTGCAGATCGTGGACGACCCGGCCGGAAAGGGGAAAAAGACTGTAACTAGCACAACAGTGGGAGGCGTTACCACTACTGAGAACAAGGAAGAGATTGAGAAGGATGAACTCAAGTTCTCTGCTCAGATTGCCAAACGTTACTATGACTTGGGACTGCGAGGGGGGATTTTTGAGTCAACAGGCGGAGTGGCAGCCGACTATTATTTCTTTGATGACCGCCTGGTGCTCTCCATGGAGGCCTTTGATTTTGATCCGGACGAAAGCCCCCACCTAAAGTT is drawn from Deltaproteobacteria bacterium and contains these coding sequences:
- the thiD gene encoding bifunctional hydroxymethylpyrimidine kinase/phosphomethylpyrimidine kinase produces the protein MKRILTIAGSDSGGGAGIQADLKTITLLGGFGMSVLTALTAQNTQEVTAIHAPPPAFIKEQLDAVLSDIGTDAAKTGMLFNAPTIEVVAERLSAYGIEKIVVDPVMVAKGGDLLLVEEARETLVRRLIPMALVITPNIPEAEVLSEMSISIEKDIHEAARAIHSMGARHVLIKGGHLQGPAKDILYDGNNFWEFSRKRIRTPHTHGTGCAYSAAIATYIAMGLRVKEAVERAKDFIHTAIRFAVPLGKGHGPTNLYARFAREQEKGQVLEALQKSLTRLQEAHVGHLVPEVQSNLGYALPFAETRAHVAAFPGRLIRLGKKIVSVSSPAFGASSHVATIILTAMRHDPAFRSAMNIRFSEARVLQCQALGWKICSFDRAHEPENVKEQEGSTLEWGTETVLSRETEIPDVIYDRGEVGKEPMIRILGRTPDEVVAKVLQLKGS
- a CDS encoding ABC transporter permease, whose product is MIKFIETVGRGLIRFIEEFGLVMFLFLAALVWVLRPPLRFRAIFKQMEFVGVDSLLVVILTGTFTGGVLAFQAYHGFRLFSAESLVGSTVALSMTRELGPVLTSLMVTGRAGSAMAAELGTMRVTEQIDALYTMACNPIKYLVVPRIIAGVLMLPVLTIIADFVGIIGGYLVGVGLLEINSGIYVAKMIEIVELDDIFNGLIKSACFGLILSLVGCYKGFYTSGGAEGVGKATTQAVVVASVSIFISDYFLTAAMF
- a CDS encoding ABC transporter ATP-binding protein, with translation MIKLVDVHKSFNGQKVLDGLDLEIETGKITVIIGQSGGGKSVLLKHIIGLIRPDRGEILVEGVDITRLNDRRLNDIRKNFGMLFQDAALFDSMTVGENVAFPLNEHTRLKRRQIDEIVRQKLLQVGLRDVAHKMPSELSGGMRKRVGLARAMALDPKVILFDEPTTGLDPITADAIDRLIVDTQKHTKATCVAISHDIESTFKIADAVAMIYQGKIIVTGTPDVVKASEIPALQRFIQRKAEGPILNHHVLDM
- a CDS encoding MCE family protein; protein product: MKRLSVEAKVGFFVVIGILILAYMSMKLGRLQYGPDERYEVYGYFDSAEGLVKGVPVQVAGVEVGRVKDITLEVGKAKVILQLDPDVEIGEDVQAFIRTKGVLGDKYVELVLGLPEAPPIKPGGRIQQTVSPTNIDTLLQQLGSIGEDIKEFTGAFSGVLGGEDGKASLKIIIDNLQDLAQTLNETVKRNQENINRTLDNFSFFSKDLREISGTNKEALREIVANFREASSQLRETIIAFNRITEKVNSGEGTIGKLIHDEETVETMNQTLVALRDIAEKIDRGEGTIGRLVKDEETVDNLNTTLSSINEYLQKEQRFQTYIDYRGEYLFDSEDMKSYLSLRIQPKEDKYYLLQIVDDPAGKGKKTVTSTTVGGVTTTENKEEIEKDELKFSAQIAKRYYDLGLRGGIFESTGGVAADYYFFDDRLVLSMEAFDFDPDESPHLKFKMDYTPFQFLYLTGGFDNFISDEGKESVFVGVGLQFSDQDLKTLISGAPIPR